From a region of the Leptolyngbya sp. FACHB-261 genome:
- a CDS encoding aminoglycoside phosphotransferase family protein, with amino-acid sequence MKLIDSQNSDVAILGNIVIRRPRHIEAIAGVRRESTVLPRLRDLVVLPIPEMQLVEIGDEVIALHQQLPGESLWSVENLPDLTQEGLAAQLGSFLKSLHDIEPISVSALELPHIDQSWWRNFRERAEQLVFPELASTNAEALRSQIESHIEELPNLPCTLRHGDFGSSNILWDGEKTITGIIDFASLGWGEPGWDIAGLYASYGSPFVERLASTYPGVKSFLERAPFYRLMFALMDAVFGAEHSDQKIFNCGLTTLNLVA; translated from the coding sequence ATGAAGCTTATCGATAGTCAGAACAGTGATGTCGCTATCTTGGGTAACATTGTTATTCGCCGTCCTCGCCATATCGAGGCGATTGCGGGAGTTCGTCGAGAATCTACAGTTTTGCCACGACTCCGCGACCTGGTTGTTCTTCCAATTCCCGAAATGCAACTTGTCGAGATTGGAGATGAAGTTATTGCCCTCCATCAGCAACTTCCAGGCGAATCACTGTGGTCAGTGGAGAATCTCCCCGACTTGACCCAAGAGGGATTAGCGGCTCAGCTTGGTAGTTTTCTCAAGTCCCTGCATGATATAGAGCCAATTTCAGTGAGCGCTCTTGAACTCCCCCATATTGATCAAAGTTGGTGGAGGAATTTCCGAGAGAGAGCCGAGCAGCTAGTTTTTCCTGAGCTAGCTTCAACGAATGCAGAGGCTTTACGTTCACAAATTGAATCTCACATTGAGGAACTGCCCAATTTACCTTGCACGCTGCGGCATGGAGACTTTGGTTCGAGCAATATCTTGTGGGATGGCGAAAAGACTATCACCGGCATCATTGACTTCGCTTCATTAGGATGGGGGGAACCTGGATGGGACATCGCAGGGCTTTACGCCAGCTATGGCAGTCCATTTGTTGAACGGCTTGCATCAACTTATCCGGGCGTTAAATCATTTCTAGAGAGAGCTCCTTTTTATCGTCTAATGTTTGCTTTGATGGATGCGGTCTTCGGT
- a CDS encoding N-acetyltransferase, translated as MTTELKAASLEDIDLLLELMAGFNQEENIDFDTEVYRELIHVAFHSPQLVKIWMIVVNSYAIGYAILTFAFSFEFGGLLATIDEIYIASEKRGKGLGTSVLELLAQEAITCGATTLNGDISDEKPWLSAFYKRAGFECYPYRPYYKQLQ; from the coding sequence ATGACTACAGAACTTAAAGCAGCATCGCTCGAAGACATTGACCTGCTACTTGAGTTAATGGCAGGCTTCAATCAAGAAGAAAACATCGATTTTGATACAGAAGTCTATCGAGAGCTAATACATGTTGCATTTCATTCTCCTCAACTCGTGAAGATATGGATGATTGTTGTAAACTCATATGCTATTGGCTACGCTATCTTGACTTTCGCGTTCAGTTTTGAGTTTGGCGGACTTTTAGCGACGATTGATGAGATCTACATTGCTTCTGAGAAGCGGGGCAAAGGTTTGGGAACATCAGTTTTAGAGCTTTTGGCCCAAGAAGCGATAACTTGTGGAGCAACTACTCTAAATGGTGATATCTCTGACGAAAAGCCCTGGCTCTCTGCCTTTTACAAGCGTGCTGGCTTTGAATGTTACCCGTATCGTCCCTACTACAAGCAGTTACAATGA
- a CDS encoding trans-aconitate 2-methyltransferase: MDPKDTAARYDQIAHWWQNEHQNSPYGIAQLERAIQFTSQRHSALDVGCGSSGRFIKTLFEHGFQAEGLDISREMINLAKQLHPEITFYVEDICRWIPPKLYSLISAWDSTFHLPLEAQEPVIEKLCNALEPGGVILFTCGGGHTNSEISGAFQGQNFEYSTLGVDAFLRILAKQNCTCRHLEYDQYPENHVYIVAQKI, from the coding sequence ATGGATCCGAAGGATACAGCCGCTCGATATGACCAAATTGCTCACTGGTGGCAAAACGAGCATCAAAATTCACCATACGGGATCGCACAATTGGAGCGGGCTATCCAATTTACTTCTCAAAGGCACTCAGCTCTTGACGTAGGCTGTGGAAGCAGCGGACGTTTTATCAAAACTCTATTCGAGCATGGCTTTCAGGCTGAGGGACTCGATATTTCGAGAGAAATGATCAATCTAGCCAAGCAACTGCATCCAGAAATCACATTCTACGTGGAAGACATCTGTCGTTGGATACCGCCAAAACTTTATAGCTTGATTTCTGCTTGGGACAGCACTTTTCATCTGCCGCTAGAGGCGCAAGAGCCTGTTATAGAAAAGCTATGCAATGCTCTTGAGCCCGGCGGAGTCATCCTGTTCACCTGTGGTGGCGGACATACAAACAGCGAGATTTCAGGAGCATTTCAAGGTCAGAACTTTGAGTACAGCACTTTGGGGGTAGATGCTTTCCTGAGAATTCTGGCTAAGCAGAACTGTACCTGCCGCCATCTTGAGTATGATCAATATCCTGAAAATCATGTTTATATCGTTGCGCAAAAGATCTAA
- a CDS encoding nucleotidyltransferase domain-containing protein, whose amino-acid sequence MDTTAQHLAVIQTLFDEAERRGILLWLESGWAIDARLGKITREHEDIDIAFARDKEDAYRELIKTLGFNQHEEMDYGFLSWRESILLDSEPCFKVNDEYSFENFPPGSCPLLKEGVIEGYSVRCLSWEAMYFEFLGYIDEIPQEQWRNKDFQSLQIIEAHLDEVKKQALKDLYTRTA is encoded by the coding sequence ATGGATACAACAGCTCAACACTTAGCAGTCATCCAAACCCTCTTCGATGAAGCTGAACGCCGAGGCATTCTCCTGTGGCTTGAGAGTGGCTGGGCCATTGATGCCAGGCTTGGTAAAATCACCAGAGAACATGAGGATATCGACATCGCCTTTGCTAGAGACAAAGAGGATGCTTATCGAGAACTAATCAAGACACTTGGATTCAATCAGCACGAAGAGATGGACTATGGGTTTCTGTCTTGGCGTGAAAGCATTCTTCTAGATTCAGAGCCTTGCTTTAAGGTCAACGACGAGTATAGTTTTGAGAACTTTCCACCTGGCTCCTGTCCCCTGCTAAAAGAAGGTGTCATTGAGGGCTATAGCGTCCGGTGCCTGAGCTGGGAGGCGATGTATTTTGAGTTCTTGGGCTACATTGATGAGATTCCACAGGAGCAGTGGCGAAACAAAGACTTCCAAAGCCTCCAGATCATCGAAGCTCATTTGGACGAAGTCAAAAAGCAGGCACTAAAAGACTTATATACAAGGACGGCTTAA
- a CDS encoding dihydrofolate reductase family protein — MKTQYYTATSLDGFIADSQNSLDWLFQFGEPESTSYPNFIREVGAIAMGSTTYEWILKHQINEGADHPQGWAYEQPVWVFTSRTLPAVKGADIKFVKGDVRPVHQEMMAAAGNKNVWIVGGGDLVGQFHDQGLLDEIIVQITSVTLGSGAPLLPRKIVTPPLKLLSATTYGNAFVELRYEVSRSS; from the coding sequence ATGAAAACTCAGTATTACACTGCCACCAGCCTAGATGGCTTCATTGCTGACTCACAGAACTCTTTAGATTGGCTCTTTCAGTTCGGCGAACCCGAAAGTACCAGCTACCCTAATTTCATCCGCGAAGTTGGCGCTATAGCAATGGGTTCGACAACTTACGAATGGATTCTAAAGCATCAGATCAATGAAGGAGCCGACCATCCACAAGGCTGGGCCTATGAGCAACCAGTTTGGGTATTTACCTCTCGCACTCTGCCTGCCGTCAAAGGAGCGGATATTAAATTTGTCAAAGGGGACGTCCGCCCTGTGCATCAAGAGATGATGGCGGCAGCAGGCAACAAGAATGTCTGGATTGTGGGCGGTGGAGACTTGGTCGGTCAATTCCACGATCAAGGCCTGCTTGATGAAATAATTGTTCAGATTACCTCAGTAACACTTGGAAGCGGCGCACCATTGCTACCGCGCAAGATCGTAACGCCTCCGTTAAAACTTTTATCTGCAACGACGTATGGCAACGCCTTTGTAGAGCTTCGTTATGAAGTCTCCCGCTCAAGCTAA
- a CDS encoding fructosamine kinase family protein, translating to MNTQIPESIGQEVIAALRQSGDKTPLRDTQETIPGGVSETLLLKTDLNVYFLKWNEKPWFGTFTNEAFQLSLLRQTNTVTVPVVIGFAEAEQGQPAWMLQEWAGTTTQDDAELRLGRKLGQRIAELHAATSNTAPGYGYVERNEDGSTQLPTQDWASFLYEAHLRHHIERARKENRWTTERNQRVDRLVEQLPNLLAGVRRAPTLLHGDLHSGNIRLAQNGEPVLVDPWLFYGDREIEIVSTFLSGDFPPTFYASYNEIFPLEPDFQDRVDLYKLVWLLSGLYYSSEASSGEDNAIADPILAHYVG from the coding sequence ATGAACACTCAAATACCAGAATCAATCGGACAAGAAGTTATAGCTGCCCTCCGCCAGTCAGGAGACAAAACTCCTCTGCGCGACACTCAAGAAACCATACCCGGCGGCGTCAGCGAAACACTTCTTCTGAAAACAGACCTGAACGTTTACTTCTTGAAGTGGAACGAGAAACCTTGGTTTGGCACATTCACAAACGAAGCATTTCAATTGTCATTGCTTCGACAAACCAACACAGTAACTGTGCCCGTTGTGATTGGTTTCGCCGAAGCTGAACAAGGACAACCTGCCTGGATGCTGCAAGAATGGGCAGGAACTACAACCCAAGACGATGCTGAGCTGCGCCTTGGCAGAAAGTTGGGCCAGCGCATAGCCGAGTTACACGCAGCAACCTCAAACACAGCACCTGGTTATGGTTATGTAGAGCGAAACGAAGACGGTTCGACACAGCTTCCCACCCAGGACTGGGCGAGTTTTCTTTACGAAGCCCACCTGCGCCACCATATCGAGCGAGCGAGAAAAGAGAACCGCTGGACAACCGAGCGCAACCAACGGGTAGACAGATTAGTAGAACAGTTACCCAATTTGCTGGCAGGAGTGAGACGGGCTCCAACATTGCTACATGGAGATCTTCACAGCGGCAACATCCGCCTTGCGCAGAATGGAGAACCCGTTCTTGTTGATCCTTGGTTATTTTATGGTGACCGCGAGATTGAAATTGTGTCTACATTCCTATCTGGCGATTTCCCGCCAACTTTCTATGCATCTTATAATGAAATATTTCCTTTAGAGCCAGACTTTCAAGACCGCGTTGACTTGTACAAACTCGTTTGGTTACTCAGTGGCTTATACTACTCCTCAGAAGCCAGCAGCGGTGAAGACAACGCAATAGCTGACCCGATATTAGCTCACTATGTCGGCTAA
- a CDS encoding type II toxin-antitoxin system death-on-curing family toxin, producing the protein MRYLTLVEVLNLHHRIIKQSAGALGIRDLGLLESAIAQPRMTFGNQDLYPNLIDKAVVLGFSIIMNHPFVDGNKRTGHAALETFLILNGSEISVSIDEQEQIILSVASGVVGREEFTEWLRQHITPS; encoded by the coding sequence ATGCGTTATCTAACGCTGGTTGAAGTATTGAACTTACACCATCGCATTATTAAACAATCAGCGGGAGCACTGGGCATTCGTGACTTAGGTTTGCTGGAGTCTGCCATTGCTCAGCCCCGCATGACTTTTGGCAACCAAGATCTATATCCAAACCTCATCGATAAAGCCGTTGTTTTGGGATTCTCCATCATCATGAACCATCCTTTTGTCGATGGAAATAAACGGACTGGTCACGCGGCACTGGAAACCTTTCTCATCCTGAATGGCTCGGAAATCAGCGTTTCCATAGATGAGCAAGAGCAAATTATCTTGTCCGTGGCGTCAGGTGTAGTAGGACGAGAGGAATTCACTGAATGGTTACGGCAACATATCACTCCGAGCTAA
- a CDS encoding DNA-binding protein — protein MTSININLSNSQFQKLQELAKLHGIPPETLLQASIEDWLNSPRSDFDQAAEYVLNKNAELYRRLA, from the coding sequence ATGACTTCTATCAACATTAATCTTTCAAACAGTCAATTTCAAAAACTACAAGAGCTAGCAAAATTACACGGAATTCCTCCCGAAACACTACTACAGGCAAGCATAGAAGATTGGCTCAACTCCCCCAGAAGCGATTTTGATCAAGCCGCAGAGTACGTACTCAACAAAAACGCTGAACTCTACCGGCGTTTAGCATAA
- a CDS encoding isochorismate lyase: protein MKTPEECENMTDIRAEIDQLDRQIIALLGQRFAYVKAASKFKTSETSVKAPERFQAMLEQRRVWAEAEGLNADAIEKLYRDLVSHFIDEEMKHWQQSRAEQPPLDI from the coding sequence ATGAAGACACCAGAAGAATGTGAAAACATGACAGACATTCGAGCCGAAATCGATCAGCTCGACCGTCAAATTATTGCGCTACTCGGTCAACGCTTCGCCTACGTCAAAGCCGCTTCTAAATTCAAAACCAGCGAAACCAGCGTCAAAGCCCCCGAACGCTTCCAGGCAATGCTAGAGCAACGCCGAGTCTGGGCAGAAGCAGAAGGATTAAATGCTGATGCAATCGAAAAACTGTATCGAGACCTAGTAAGCCACTTCATTGACGAAGAAATGAAGCATTGGCAACAATCCAGAGCTGAACAGCCGCCCCTTGACATTTGA
- a CDS encoding NACHT domain-containing NTPase, whose translation MQPIDFEAMVQALLEKTYRTNGNLIQFGPGQDGGREATWTQPINHSEYSRPVDQKADIPKEWVFQVKYHDPDQRGWFTARDAVVADLDKELEKIVHKYAVPCHAYVMVTNVPFTGARNVGTRDQITTLAKKWSKHVPEIHVWDAADISRMLDANEDVRTAYIDTILVGDTLKALYNEATSKASRKQSAFKAYLKFVTEREGSARAEEAGDELDLPLSEVFIDLTLKIQDSNYELPIEWLSRKPNSKPNTGAVLLPENLTQVRASFALFFADHPYTLLLGGPGLGKSTLTQFLGLYQAARIASPELSLHLADRLKLPEGKTAKDLDAYCRPRFPFRIELRRYAKWMSQQQDKNHELARYIAEGLINKNTSSSLEMDDIFDLASKNPILLIFDGLDEVPNPETRQQIIENLQIFLRRIDSENGDIQVILSSRPKGYSGEFEGFKPITWELNELERPDFDEYCDCWLKNRIRDADERSEAKERISRGMLAEAVQRLARSLLQATVILTIVRGKIEIPHQRNSLYQKYVEVIFNREKEKSEIVSERAKELLRLHERIGYELHCKMEQSRIEALDSETFRSYVLSVLEDYSAPQLGNKTFRVIADEIIDAAKDRLCLLVGKGKDQTDVDFVVQQYREYFAAVYLSNHPDADPDRVFDMLVRRGAYWAYVLQFYVAQANTNQQMRWVTGIPDQYDEEDPIEALVRKTRTRRAILNVLPEFTLQRKSDFERALKIIFSLETRWAWLEQEAVIEILRLIPSLDIFQTLWKMFGNLSLEDNATLAVELWLLAELSSSQSQERVDLCSKIKDLLGREDTQSTALFSIFQNDLRVDLIDCSIYEVKVAFENYFYKEGRRRPHKKQNQLHTSISCQTKEKQCELLLSIGSSWRLSNIRFVFLSGALEEILFPGVELSILEDSLELRLFPYLCRSFGEASVLKWWIRKLGNTVGLYSDYLRSLARAIQEPDNSDLDNHARLVESQISGSIGYIWKTERILGPSISDFASTDSWKEFKRKIKHASTEDREWISRSADFIRSESLWICLFFHPDHWSLLTEENLITKDECAHLLNTPLGSVLQLPIIPLDIFQGISSFSESSLEIPFHKMLRVVLNILEKEGINRVSKARGLDGLFYRGRMQSISTEEAGSLLERANNLPPLPSVWVSVILRLCIDVPELDVELLLNFWEKSEHLHPRLSFIHREELPSNWNQLLEKLLSSDRDSALRLGILIAACSKPSREIGFFLRHRLLAKPNNYLNNDHVSCDLYCLALLNLDPSLEEFSLWSQPEFIHRLRESPWLLDRLDKRFADAANPKFRLGHEQLRKQLSLFIAKRYDYPATLVLGALEAILRIDEANLPALDSSIWQQCLDE comes from the coding sequence ATGCAGCCAATTGACTTTGAGGCCATGGTACAGGCGCTCTTAGAGAAAACGTATCGTACCAATGGCAATTTAATTCAGTTTGGTCCAGGGCAAGATGGTGGACGAGAAGCTACGTGGACGCAGCCAATCAATCATTCAGAATATTCCCGACCAGTTGATCAAAAAGCAGATATACCAAAGGAGTGGGTTTTTCAAGTTAAATATCATGACCCTGATCAGCGTGGCTGGTTTACTGCTCGCGATGCAGTCGTGGCAGATTTGGATAAGGAACTAGAAAAGATTGTTCATAAGTATGCCGTGCCATGTCACGCCTACGTGATGGTTACTAATGTACCCTTCACTGGAGCACGAAACGTTGGCACTCGAGATCAGATAACAACACTAGCAAAAAAGTGGAGTAAGCATGTTCCAGAAATTCATGTATGGGACGCTGCTGACATTTCAAGAATGCTAGATGCGAATGAGGATGTTCGGACAGCCTATATAGATACTATTCTGGTTGGTGACACTCTTAAGGCTCTGTACAACGAAGCAACTTCCAAGGCAAGTCGTAAACAGAGCGCTTTTAAAGCTTATTTGAAGTTTGTTACAGAGCGCGAAGGATCCGCTCGTGCAGAAGAAGCAGGCGATGAACTTGATCTTCCACTGTCTGAGGTTTTTATCGATCTAACCTTAAAGATTCAAGACAGTAACTATGAACTTCCCATTGAATGGCTTTCCAGGAAACCTAACTCGAAGCCTAATACCGGCGCAGTTCTGTTGCCAGAAAACTTAACGCAAGTACGCGCATCATTCGCTCTATTTTTTGCAGACCATCCGTACACTTTACTTTTAGGTGGACCTGGTTTAGGTAAGAGTACTCTAACTCAGTTTTTGGGTCTTTACCAAGCTGCTCGAATTGCTTCTCCCGAGCTGTCTCTGCATCTTGCAGATCGACTGAAGTTGCCGGAGGGAAAAACTGCTAAAGATTTGGATGCTTATTGTCGTCCACGTTTTCCTTTCCGAATAGAGCTACGCCGCTATGCAAAGTGGATGAGTCAGCAACAAGATAAAAATCATGAATTGGCTCGCTACATTGCTGAGGGTTTAATTAATAAAAATACTTCATCGAGTCTTGAAATGGATGACATATTTGATTTGGCATCTAAAAACCCTATTCTTTTAATCTTTGATGGTTTAGATGAGGTTCCAAACCCAGAAACACGACAGCAGATTATAGAGAACCTACAAATATTCCTGCGTCGCATCGATTCAGAAAATGGGGACATTCAAGTAATTTTGTCAAGTCGCCCGAAAGGATACTCTGGTGAGTTTGAAGGATTTAAGCCGATAACTTGGGAACTTAACGAACTTGAAAGACCAGATTTTGATGAGTATTGTGACTGTTGGCTAAAAAATAGGATTCGTGATGCAGACGAGCGAAGTGAAGCAAAAGAGCGGATTAGTCGTGGCATGCTTGCTGAAGCAGTTCAGCGCTTAGCTCGATCACTTCTACAAGCAACGGTTATTCTTACTATTGTTAGGGGCAAGATTGAAATTCCACATCAACGGAACTCACTCTATCAGAAGTATGTTGAAGTAATTTTTAATAGAGAGAAGGAAAAATCAGAGATTGTGAGTGAGCGTGCAAAAGAATTGCTCCGCCTTCATGAGAGAATCGGCTATGAGCTTCACTGCAAAATGGAACAAAGCCGCATTGAAGCTCTCGATAGTGAAACATTTCGCAGCTATGTCTTAAGCGTTTTAGAAGATTATTCAGCACCTCAACTTGGAAACAAAACATTTCGGGTCATAGCAGATGAAATTATTGACGCAGCAAAAGATCGTCTCTGCCTATTAGTTGGCAAAGGAAAAGACCAGACAGATGTAGACTTTGTTGTACAGCAATATCGGGAATATTTTGCTGCTGTATACTTATCGAATCACCCTGACGCAGATCCAGATCGTGTTTTTGATATGCTGGTCCGTCGTGGTGCTTACTGGGCTTATGTACTTCAGTTTTATGTTGCTCAAGCGAATACTAACCAGCAAATGCGCTGGGTTACAGGTATTCCCGACCAGTATGATGAAGAGGACCCTATTGAAGCCCTTGTTAGAAAAACTAGAACTCGTCGAGCAATTCTTAATGTCTTACCCGAATTTACTCTCCAACGCAAGAGCGATTTTGAACGTGCCCTCAAAATAATCTTTAGTTTAGAAACTAGATGGGCATGGTTGGAGCAGGAAGCGGTGATAGAAATTTTACGACTTATTCCTTCTCTTGATATTTTTCAGACACTTTGGAAAATGTTTGGAAATCTATCTTTAGAAGATAATGCAACACTAGCTGTAGAACTTTGGCTTTTAGCTGAACTATCCTCTTCTCAATCTCAAGAACGTGTAGATCTTTGCAGCAAGATTAAAGACCTTCTAGGACGAGAAGACACACAATCAACTGCCTTGTTTTCAATCTTTCAAAATGACCTAAGAGTAGATTTGATAGATTGCAGTATTTATGAAGTCAAGGTAGCATTCGAAAATTATTTCTACAAAGAAGGTAGAAGGCGACCCCATAAAAAACAGAATCAGCTACATACTTCAATATCTTGCCAAACTAAGGAGAAACAGTGTGAATTATTGCTTTCTATAGGGAGTTCCTGGCGGTTGAGTAATATTCGTTTTGTCTTTTTATCAGGGGCATTAGAAGAAATCCTATTTCCAGGGGTAGAACTATCAATTTTGGAAGATAGTTTAGAACTGCGATTGTTCCCTTATCTGTGTCGCAGTTTTGGTGAAGCTAGCGTTCTCAAGTGGTGGATCAGAAAACTTGGTAATACTGTTGGCTTGTATTCAGACTATTTAAGGAGCCTTGCGCGAGCAATACAAGAGCCGGATAATAGTGACTTGGATAACCACGCCAGACTGGTTGAAAGCCAGATTTCAGGAAGTATTGGTTATATATGGAAAACCGAACGTATTTTAGGCCCATCTATCTCAGATTTCGCTTCGACAGATTCCTGGAAAGAATTCAAACGAAAAATTAAACATGCCTCCACAGAAGATCGTGAGTGGATTTCTAGAAGTGCTGATTTTATTAGGTCAGAAAGTTTGTGGATATGTCTTTTCTTTCATCCAGATCATTGGTCATTACTAACAGAGGAAAATTTAATCACGAAAGATGAATGTGCTCATCTTCTGAATACGCCCCTTGGAAGCGTTCTTCAGCTTCCTATAATTCCTCTAGATATATTTCAAGGTATATCTTCATTCTCTGAATCTTCGCTCGAAATTCCTTTCCATAAAATGCTTCGAGTGGTTCTTAATATTCTTGAGAAAGAAGGGATTAACCGTGTCAGTAAAGCCCGAGGTTTAGATGGACTATTTTACAGAGGTAGAATGCAATCGATTTCTACAGAAGAAGCGGGAAGTTTACTAGAGCGAGCAAACAACTTGCCACCACTTCCTTCCGTGTGGGTAAGTGTTATTTTAAGACTTTGCATTGATGTACCTGAACTAGATGTTGAGCTTTTGCTTAATTTTTGGGAAAAGAGCGAACATTTGCATCCCCGTCTTTCCTTTATCCACAGGGAAGAATTGCCAAGTAATTGGAACCAGCTTTTGGAGAAACTCTTAAGTAGTGATCGTGACAGCGCACTTCGATTAGGAATACTAATAGCAGCTTGCTCAAAACCTAGTAGAGAAATTGGATTCTTTTTGAGACATCGATTGTTAGCCAAGCCCAACAATTATTTAAATAATGACCATGTATCGTGTGATTTGTACTGCCTCGCACTACTAAATCTAGATCCTAGCTTGGAAGAATTTTCATTATGGTCACAACCAGAGTTTATTCATCGACTACGTGAGTCACCATGGCTGTTAGATCGTCTTGACAAACGGTTTGCTGATGCAGCTAATCCCAAATTTAGGCTTGGTCATGAGCAACTACGAAAACAACTATCCCTTTTTATTGCTAAACGCTATGATTATCCAGCAACCCTAGTTCTAGGAGCACTTGAAGCTATTTTAAGGATTGACGAAGCTAATCTGCCAGCTTTAGACTCTAGCATATGGCAGCAATGCCTCGATGAATAG
- a CDS encoding cryptochrome/photolyase family protein produces MTIGIWVLGDQLWAGQSALQSRIQQNQQTPVIFIESLHHAQQLPYHLQKLVLVWSAMRHFAEELRQAGWPVTYTQAVDFQTPLIDWIEQHQISELRVMTPTDRPFAQLIRKLELPCSLTLFTNNRFVWDEEDFKQWASSRKRLVMEDFYREGRRRFNILMVGDQPAGGRWNFDRENRKPPKGKLTLPEALWFEPDTITQAVIDWVKQSEAFKASQTYWDTEPFRWGVTRQQALQVLQFFVQTRLSDFGPYQDAMVTGEQTMWHAMLSPYLNLGLLHPLEVLEAAEQAYTENQSEWELSSVEGFVRQILGWREYMHGIYCYMDADYPERNWFSHTQPLPTFYWTTETPMNCLHQVLSQVKELGYAHHIQRLMILNNFALIAGISPQELEDWFHAAFIDAYDWVMQTNVIGMGQFADGGLIASKPYAASANYIKNMSDYCKKCVYNPRARTGENACPFNFFYWDFLARHYDKLKNNHRMGQILRNLERLAPEELQQIRLQASEWRTQQLNSPS; encoded by the coding sequence ATGACGATTGGCATCTGGGTTCTAGGCGATCAACTTTGGGCAGGACAGAGCGCTTTGCAAAGTCGTATCCAACAGAACCAACAAACTCCCGTCATCTTCATTGAGTCCCTGCACCACGCTCAGCAATTGCCCTACCACCTGCAAAAACTGGTGCTGGTTTGGTCAGCCATGCGGCATTTTGCTGAAGAATTACGGCAGGCTGGTTGGCCAGTCACTTATACCCAGGCCGTTGATTTTCAAACACCACTCATCGACTGGATTGAGCAGCATCAGATCAGCGAATTGCGTGTAATGACGCCCACCGACCGTCCCTTTGCCCAACTGATTCGCAAACTAGAACTGCCCTGCTCCCTCACTCTGTTTACCAATAACCGCTTCGTTTGGGATGAGGAAGATTTCAAACAGTGGGCCAGCTCACGCAAACGCCTGGTAATGGAAGACTTCTACCGCGAAGGCCGTCGCCGTTTCAATATCTTGATGGTCGGCGATCAACCGGCAGGTGGTCGGTGGAACTTCGACCGCGAAAATCGCAAACCGCCCAAAGGCAAACTCACCCTACCCGAAGCCCTCTGGTTTGAACCAGACACCATCACGCAAGCAGTCATCGATTGGGTCAAACAATCGGAAGCCTTCAAAGCTAGCCAAACCTATTGGGACACCGAACCATTTCGTTGGGGCGTGACCCGTCAACAGGCGTTGCAAGTTCTCCAGTTCTTCGTGCAAACGCGCCTATCTGATTTTGGTCCTTATCAAGATGCAATGGTGACCGGCGAGCAAACTATGTGGCACGCCATGCTCTCGCCCTATCTCAATCTAGGCTTGTTGCATCCCTTAGAAGTTCTCGAAGCTGCCGAGCAAGCTTACACCGAAAATCAAAGCGAATGGGAACTTAGCAGTGTCGAGGGCTTCGTGCGTCAAATCCTGGGTTGGCGCGAATACATGCACGGCATCTACTGCTACATGGACGCCGACTACCCCGAGCGCAATTGGTTCAGCCACACGCAGCCCCTACCCACTTTTTACTGGACCACAGAGACCCCAATGAACTGTTTGCATCAAGTGTTGAGCCAGGTCAAAGAACTTGGCTACGCTCACCACATTCAACGCTTGATGATACTCAACAACTTCGCACTAATTGCAGGCATTTCCCCCCAAGAATTGGAAGACTGGTTCCACGCCGCTTTTATCGATGCCTACGATTGGGTCATGCAAACCAATGTCATTGGCATGGGCCAGTTTGCCGACGGCGGTCTAATCGCTTCTAAACCCTACGCCGCCTCAGCCAATTACATCAAAAACATGAGCGACTACTGCAAAAAATGCGTCTACAACCCACGCGCCCGCACGGGTGAAAACGCCTGCCCATTCAACTTTTTCTACTGGGATTTCTTAGCTCGCCACTACGACAAACTCAAGAACAACCACCGCATGGGCCAAATCCTACGCAACCTAGAACGCCTCGCACCCGAAGAACTGCAACAAATCCGCTTGCAAGCCTCCGAGTGGCGAACTCAGCAATTGAATTCACCGAGTTAA